The genomic stretch CAGGGGAGGAATAAGGGATGAAAGAAGCGATTCATCAGCTCATTAAAAAGCAAGGTTCAGTTACTGTTATTAAAAGACTTTTTGTGACATCATaaattttcaaaataaaagtctgcaGAGACAGATTGAAAGAGATGTAGAATAACTCAAGATAAAATGATCAAAAATGTGATTTGATGTAAGCTGCAGTGTATGTTTTCTGGTTTTACTGATTTTATGTTTCATTTATAGGGAAGCAATGTGGAAAATGAAATTATTGAAAATTCTCACTTTCCCTTTTAATCAGTAATATGTTATTCTTATGGTCCTTTCGATACAAGTTGTTGTCTTAATATTGTGCTtatactttttatatatttacctTAAAGCTtagcatgtaaaaaaaaaagttctgaTTTTCATATAGACAAACACTTTTTTTACATATGGGCAGATCAGGAACTCATAGCACAACTGTCCTAAATCATGTTGGTTTAGAGGCAAGAAAAAAAGAGGTATGAGGTAATCAGCAGCTAGCATGAGGTGTACTATCCACAAACACCAGTTAGGTGTTTAGAAGGAGATATGAATAGAAAAATGTTCTACCTTTAACAGTATTGGTTAAAGACAGTGTCCCTTTAAAATGGAACAGCTCTACTAGGTCAAAGTCTGAGTTGGCTGCAAGGACTTGTTACATGTGCAAAGTCTGCATTCTGCAGGAcagcaacacagaacacaaattttttattgaacacagaACCTGGCAAGGTCATTAATGGAGATTCCAGTATTTACAGTTGATGCCTTTACTAATGTACCCTTCAAAGGCAATCCTGCAGCCGTTTGTCTTATGGAGAATGTAAGTAATTTTCCTCAACATAATGAGCACGTTTCATTCTTTGCCTTGCAGGGTATATAACATTTAATGCATTGATGAATTAATGAATATATTATTTCTAAATGAAATTTACTATTTGTAACAAACTAGGAACTAGAAGATGAGCTTTATCAGAACATTGCAGCTGAAATGAACTTATCAGAGACTGCATTTGTCACAAAACTAAAATCAACAGATGACTTTTGCTCAGGTACTTTGCACAAGACCAATTTACTCTATTTTGTACATATTTATTACCTTTACAATGACTTCCATCTTCTGTTACTAAAAATCAACAAATCTCAAGATCACACAATCCACTGTTAAAGAAACCCTAGTGTCAAGAAGGCTCGTATATGCTCTTTTTGAAGGAGGAAGATTCAGCTTGCGCTGGTTCACCCCCACAAATGAGATTGCTCTCTGTGGCCACGCCACACTGGCTTCAGCAGCCGTGCTCTTTTACAAGAAAGGTGAGGAACATCACAGTAGCCAGCCCTGAACAACGTGGTAGCTCAAACGTGCTAGTTTCTTTTTTATAGAGAATACCAACCCCGTTGTGGTGTTTGAGACGCTGAGTGGAGAGTTGCAGGTCCGTCAGCGTGGTGAATCTTTAGTGATGGACTTTCCCCTCAACAAACCGCAGCTTCAGGTAGATTGCCTGACTACTAACATTTCCTTCTGAAAATCTTTATGTACAATCTGTAGGTCTGGGCTTGCAGCTCATAATCTGTATTTTATCTGCAGGACTACAGTGAATTCAAAGACCTCCTTAAGGTATGTTTACTAATTCATCATATTTAATACTGCCCCAGTCTTAGAGACCACACCCCTTTCCCCACCCCTTTTCTTTCCCTTTTGTTATAATCTCAAAGGAAAAAATGGTCTGCAGAATCACTAACCTGACCATACTTTACCCTAATCCTCTAGCCACATGCAAGTTTCCTAATATTTCACAGGCTGCCGTGGGGGACATGCCTGTTCAGGAGGTGTGCTACTGTAAGACCACCAAGAAGCTGTTGGTGCGTCTGGCTGACACGTGTGATAGGTACTGTTCCAGTACAGGTACTGTGATGTGCAGCTCATGGCTAATGTGCTTATGAATAGATGACTTTTTTTAAGCTTCATTTTTTAAAGCTCTGGCAATATGGCTCTAGGACTCTGCTCTGGAACATACTGTTTGATTGATCATGTTCAATTCGCCATTTGAAATGTTTGGAAAGTGCTTGTCCAGCTTTCAGAACAGAATTTTGAATGAAAGCGATAACTGCTTTTTGGTTTTAGGTCAGATCTTGCATCTTTGAATCCAGTGGCGGAGACCCTGCTGAAAAGTGAACACAGTGGGAAGGTAAAAAGCCTCGTCATCACAATCAAAGGGAGCCCCACTTCTCCCCAGGGGTACGACTTCTTCTCCCGCAACTTTGCCCCATGGAACGGAATCCCAGAAGATCCAGTCACAGGTAAACTCCAGACACAAATGTGGAATATAGGCCCTTGAGTTCAGTGTAACTGCTCCAGATTatattgtacataaatataGCGCTGGCTCATTTTTACTTGAAGATAGATATAAAGTTCTTCTTTCTCAAAGGTTCTGCTCATACGGTCCTCGCTGCCTACTGGTCTGAGAAACTAGGGAAGAAGAAAATGTTGGGTAGGTAATGAGGGCTGATCTTAATCAAAATGGGGGGGGAGAGACTGAATAGCAGTGGATTATTTTCAATGCCAAAGTGAAGTgatttataataatttaaaactACTAGTTATATAGTTTGAGAGTTGTAGATCAATTTGATGAATGACTAAATGAAGGCGAATGTCCCACTCTTCTCCATGTTCACATCTCCAGCATTCCAGTGCTCCAAACGTGGTGGAGAACTGGAGCTGGATCTGAGAGACAACCGTGTGGACATCGCTGGGCGAGCTGTGGTGGTCCTTCAGGGAACCCTCAACCTGTAGAGAACCAGCTTGTTTTGGCAGAGAAAGCTGGGTTTCTGTAAGGACCGTCACTTTAGCCAGGAACTAATTCCTAATTAGCCAGGAATGCATCATTTTGGGCCTCCAGTTAGTTTGTCTTTCTGGGAGCGGTCCAGCTATGCAAATCATAGAAACTTTTGTTGCATGCTTGACAGAGACTAATTATTCTTCACAAAGTGTAGTTTCTCATTACCTCTTCAGTGAGAAAACGTTGACTAGTAATCCTTTAAGCTTTATTACAAAAATCCATattaaaatgtacaaaaattaTAACTAGATACACCATctgttaaaaagcaaacaaacaaacaaaaaaaccttcCTTTAAAAAGCTTCATGTCATTAATAAGGTAAAAACTACATACCACAAAATTCAGTCATTGGCTCAACTTTTCTGAAGCATTAAATCTTTCACTGGCACTGAGGAAATTTCTAGCCACGTATGAAGGAAAGAtgaaaaacacacagacacacacagacagacagacagacacagacacacacacacacagacacacacacacacagacacacacacacacagacacgggaATGGTAGTTTTCACATGACTTGCAGGGTTTGAGAGTTTATACAGTGGGCAGTAGACATTTTGTTTGAGATGTTCCTCACTCTCCCAGGTAGAGTCTTGGCAGTGCCTCAGGGGCAGCAGGTGGCAGCTGGAAGATGTACCACAAGTTAAGGAGAACACATCCACAAAGCCCACCAGGCGGCTCAGTGAAACACACTATGGAGCatttcaccctcacacaccaacTATTTACAGTCCTCTACAGCCAACAGTTAACCTGTGCACTGAGGATTCCCAGCCTTCCTCTGTAGGTCCATCTCCCTGCTGACTATATTAACTCATTAACCAGGTGGGTTGCTCTGCAGGGGCAGGGCTAATGTTCTCTGGCCTCCAGGGACAGTGCAGTGTTGGTGGGCGTAAAGGATATCATGTTGTGCTGCTGCATGTGCGTGAGCAGCTTCTCCAGCGGGGCGTAGAGACGCAGCGTGGGGGCGGAGCCCAGCATCAGCAGCTTGTGTTTGGCTCTGGTGATGGCCACGTTCAGCCTGCGCCAGTCCTTCAGCAGCTCAcctagctacacacacacacacggagtgtAAGATGGAGTGTCATTAAAGCCATAATTTGCATGCTATCCACCAAGCATGCCCGGCCGCTCTCAGTGAACGCCACTTGCACAATGACATTTGCAAAATTATTTCCTCTGCCACATTCACTTACGTTGCCCTCCGAGTGGCTCCGGACAAAAGAGACGATGACGACGCTCTTGTCCCGGCCCTGGTACCGGTCCACCGTGTTGACCTCCACGGCCCTGAAGGCCTCTCCCTCCAGGAGAGCCCAGATGGCCTTCAGCTGCTGCCGGTAGGGAGCGATGATGCCAATGTCTCCCGCACTACAGCCCGCCTGAAAGACCAGCACAAAGCTCGTTTTTGGAACGCCAAAACAAATCAAAAGGCCACCTTCACAATTGCGTAATGTCGTGTGGATGTCGTGTTTTCTGGGCTAAAAGAACAAGTGTACAGGTAAAACAGAGCAGTGGTCATCCACTGTCTTGGTCACGTGCATTGCTGTATTTTAGACATACATTATGGTTCACACAAGTTCAAATTATACACCTATCAGCAAAACGAACAATCCACCTAATAGAAAGTCCCAACGTACTGATGGtgccaaaaataaacaaattagcataaataaataaaaacaaattcaACAATTCATCATTCAAGAGACAGCTGGGTAACTGTCAGGCCGTAAACCACGTGAACATCATGAAGTGTTTACTGCACATTAAAGCATGGCTTGACTGAACATGAACCCTGAACATGTCAACCTTGATCAGCAGGCTGACGACAGCGTGCACCAGCACGGCCTCCGTGTGGTTACTGATTCCACCCTTTTCCACCGTCTCCACCGCAGGAACCTGACGTGAACACCAGAAGAAACATTGGAAGCATTCAGTTCACTGAAGGGTGTGAAGGGTAAAAAAGTGAGTGAAAACGTAAAAAAATCTCAGCTGTTTAAATGATCATGGCAAACATACAGATTCTTACAGcattcataaataaataattatctAGATTTTTTGTTCTGAATAATAGAAAAGGTATACTACTTCAGGGCACACTATACattaataagaaaaaaaaacatttcaaataGGAAGCCGCTGTCAGCTGGTCTGAGTCTAAACCTCGACAGAAACTTCAAAATACAGAATAAACGTTGTAGAGAGCGGAGCTCTAGGCTGAACGAGGCTGACCTGTGAAGTGTCCAGGAAACACACTGGCTTCTGGGGATCCAGCGCTGTGTGGACCCAAGTTCTGTACTGGGGCTGACACACATACTGCTCCAGCTCCCTCTCTACTGCCACCCGGTGGGGCAGCTGGAGCAATGCACTGGCCGTGCGCTGGGAGCCACACTCCAGCCTGCCCTCGTACATCAGGGCATTACTGAGGGACATGATGGCACTGCAGCAGAGCACACAGCAAAGTGTTTAcagccagtcacacacacacacacacacacacacacacacacctacgagACGCCCACCTGTTCATCCTGTACTGCACGGTCAGCTGGACCACAGCTTCACTGTGGTGCTCCAGACGCTTGAAGAGACTCTCGTCCATCCCCAGAGACCTGAGACACAGACCCATAACGTCCTCGTTACATCTGTGTACAGCTGTGACTACACGACGGAACATCTCACAGCAAAGCAGGGACCCCCAAGGCAAGGCGGCCGCCTACTTGTGGACAGGTCGACGTCTTAAATGATTTATAGATCTTTAATCCACAGCTGCCGTAGTGCCGTTCACTTACTGTGATTGGACACGTTCCACACTACATCATACATCATTGTTTCCAACCTTCCACAGTCATGTGACCAAATATGCAAATGAGAACTGAAGTGTAAACAACACGGAGGAACGTGGGGTTGAGCGGGGAGGGCGGGGCAGAGGGCGGGGCGCTGAGGCTCTGGCACCTGGCTTCAGCGTTCTGGACGATGGGGGGCAGCTGTTGATGGTCCCCCACGAGCACGAAGCGCTGGGCGTAGAAGAGGGGCCCCAGACACACGGGCTGGCTGATCTGAGACGCCTCGTCCACGATGCAGAAGTCAAAGCGGCGGCGGCTGAAAATCGGGTGCTTGACGCCCATGCACGTGGTCGCCACGACGAGCTGAGGGCACAATGGGACGAGCGTTTAGGTGATGAGCTGCCCCGTGTCACACTCCCTCCCCCTTTACTAGTGAGgcacaggaccacacacacactcacacacacgttcacacacacgttcacacacacacgttcacactaCAAATTCACAACCATTTTACATCCCTGCTCAGTGAAAAAACAAGTTTCCATAGAGACAACAGTACTTGAGAATCTGACATTAGCTGTTTGGTGTAATATGGGACATAAAAGTGAATTTGGTACTGTGGAGTAAAGTGTGAGATCTCCCCCAGACGCCATGCCCACTAGCACAGACACAGGCCATCCCAGAATGCCGAGCAAGTTCACGTCTACCTCTTTGCTATAGAGGTCTTCTAGCTGCTGGAGGGTGTGTAGCCCTCGTGCCCGGGCGTGTTCCTCCGTGAACGGCAGGACGTCCCGGTGCACTTTGTGGGTGCGACCCAGCCGCAGGAAGCCGATCTTGAACTTCCTCAGCTTCAGCAGGATGTTGTCGACGGCAGAGTGGGTGTAGCTGGTGAGGAGCACGCTGAAGCCACACGCATGGAGAATACGCACCTGAGgacacagaggtgtgtgtgaggaggggacACGCCTGAGGacacagaggtgtgtgaggaggaggggacacGCCTGAGGacacagaggtgtgtgaggaggaggggacacGCCTGAGGacacagaggtgtgtgaggaggaggggacacGCCTGAGGacacagaggtgtgtgaggaggaggggacacGCCTGAGGacacagaggtgtgtgaggaggaggggacacGCCTGAGGACACagaagtgtgtgaggaggaggggacacGCCTGAGGACACagaagtgtgtgaggaggagcgGACATGCCTGAGGagacagaggtgtgtgaggaggaggggacaaGCCTGAGGacacagaggtgtgtgaggaggaggggacacGACTGAGGACACagaagtgtgtgaggaggaggggacacGCCTGAGGACACAGAGGTGTGTAAGGAGGAGCGGACACGCCTGAGGagacagaggtgtgtgaggaggaggggacacGCCTGAGGACACagaagtgtgtgaggaggaggggacacGCCTGAGGagacagaggtgtgtgaggaggaggaggggacacGCCTGAGgagacagaggtgtgtgtgaggaggggacACGTCTGAGGACACagaagtgtgtgaggaggagcgGACACGCCTGAGGACACagaagtgtgtgaggaggagcgGACATGCCTGAGGagacagaggtgtgtgaggaggaggggacaaGCCTGAGGagacagaggtgtgtgaggaggaggggacacGCCTGAGGacacagaggtgtgtgaggaggaggggacacGCCTGAGGacacagaggtgtgtgaggaggaggggacacGCCTGAGGACACagaagtgtgtgaggaggaggggacacGCCTGAGGACACagaagtgtgtgaggaggaggggacacGCCTGAGGACACagaagtgtgtgaggaggagcgGACACGCCTGAGGACACagaagtgtgtgaggaggagcgGACACGCCTGAGGACACagaagtgtgtgaggaggagcgGACACGCCTGAGGagacagaggtgtgtgaggaggaggggacacGCCTGAGgacacagaggtgtgtgtgaggaggaggggacacGCCTGAGGagacagaggtgtgtgaggaggaggggacacGCCTGAGGagacagaggtgtgtgaggaggaggggacaaGCCTGAGGagacagaggtgtgtgaggaggaggggacaaGCCTGAGGagacagaggtgtgtgaggaggaggggacacGCCTGAGGAGACAGAGGTGTGTGACGAAGAGCGGGGAGAAGACACACACCTGAGGTCATAGAGGAGAGGGGAAAGACCACTGCTCCCAGATATGTTCCTCAAATGAggacctcatcatcatcatcaccaccaccaccatccaaaCATACAGACCCAGACTACTGATGACAGTGGCAGCATGTGTTCTGTAGGTACTATTCACTTCTAAAGGAATGATTAACGGGCACTGAACCCACTCCATGGGCTACGACGCCCGTCCTCACCAGGGTACAGATGGTGGTGGTCTTCCCAGTACCAGGCATGCCCACAATCAGCGTGTAGTCTTTGGACAGCAGCACCCTCTTCATGGCCTGCTTCTGAGGCTTGTTGAGCCCTGAGGTCCAGAAAAACGATACCGTCACAAACCACTACAACATCATATCATAACTCAGCTTGGTTAGACGGTGCAGAGTAAATGTGAAGATCAAAACAGGCACTCAGAATCATTTTAAGGGACGTCTCTCACGACTACGCGAGCCATCATAAGGGGGCACTCTAGAGACCTTTGAGAATGTTGGCTACTGTGTCCTTGGCATCTCGAGGCAGGACACTGCTGAGACTGTCGATGAACTGGGGAGACCTGTAGTCAACGATCAGCTGCCTGAGCCGCtcactgccccacacacacacacacacacacacacacacacacatcagcacagCTTAACGGGCCCTAAATAAGCACAAGAGCCCAGGCAGGGGACCACGACACAGACCTGGTTGGCGTGTTCTCCATCAGCATGGAGATGTTTCCCAGATGTGTGCTCAATCCTCCCGCACCCTCGTCCTGGTCCAGCCGGAACACCATGTCAGAGGAATACCTGGACAGGTCCCTAAAGCAGTGATCAATTAAACTGAGTTAGAGGTCACCGTGTAAATGATTCATTACACAATTATCCATTAGCCTCAGTAACAAACTAGAAAgtgacaaacaaaacacaacaaaaagaaaagaaagatgaAGAGGGGAGACGACCTGTGATTGGCCGCCTCATTTCAGCCAGCACCAGTGGGAAAACAGCACGACTCGCAGCGCCACTTACTTGTCCAAAGAGCAGGTCACTGTTGTGTTGGTCACCTCTGTCACGTATCCTGTGGCTAGGCCAATGAAGCGAGAGCCCTGGTCGCTGACCAGCACTCTGTCCCCGACCAGCAGTGCGATGGGAGCGTGCTGTCCCAGCCGGCGCTGGAACCGGTGTGTGTACGCGTCATCCGACAGCGGCGCGGCCCGCTCCGCCAGCACCAGGCCCCCCACGCAGCCGCCGCTCCTCTCCCTGTGGGACGGCAGCGACGTTTGGCCGTTTAAGCTCAAAAGATCTCAAAAGATCTCGGTTCGCAGCGGTGTAAAAGCAGGTCGGGGCTCGATCTGAACTCAGGAGAGCAAGGTCAGCGAGGACCCGCCCCCGTCTGAGGACCCGCCCCCGTCCAAACACCCACCTCTCCTCGGCCGACTGCAGCCAGATGTGACGTCGGCCGCTCTTGCGCTCCATGGTGAGGCTCTCCAGGCTACAGAGGAGcagccagtggctgaagtaGAGCAGGTGGGGCTGGCTCAGGTGCTCACTCTCCTGCTCCAGGAGGCCCTCAGGGGCCTCCGCTGGCCCCTCACCTGGGGCCCTCTCCACAGCCCTGAACACAGAGGAGGAGACGGCCATTCAGAAAGCGGCACAGAGGGAAAAGAAAAATGTCACGAGGGAATATCCCTCGTGGATAATGATCCGTAAATATGCATGATGTGTTTTAAGTCTGACAGGATGCTTCTATTTCTGTCCATGAAGTGATGCGAGTTACAGAGTTACAGAAGTCGTTTTGATTCAAAGGCACTTTGTGCTGTACAAGTGGCCGCGTGTGCAGTATGGGGAGGTAGAGGGAGATGGTACCTATTGTAAAGGGCACAGTTCCTCCTCTGTGGGCAGTACTTGCAGGCCTGCCGGTCAGAGATCATGGCAGGTATGGGTGCCATGTAGCTTCTGCCGTCCAGTCCGACGAGGTTCTTGGCAACGTGATGAGCCAGAACATTCCTCAGTTTGAGCAGTTCTACAATGAACAGCAGCACCAGGGAGTTGAGGAGACGTGCCAAGAAAATGATCACACCAATTTATAAACTAAACAAGACTGTACAAGAGTCCTTATGtacggttgggggggggggggggggggggggggttaaataACCAATCACTTGAATTCTAATTAAAATGCACCATCAGGAGGCATGCTGGTAGAGGCCATTTTGACTCATGCCACTTTCTCTGTCCAACTATTTCAACAATACTCTGTAAACTTTTAAAAGTGTTTTGTCCTTCTCCAGGAGGTCTGATTAATTTCGACTTCAAATAACATACATGAATGGAGACTATAGCTGCTAGTGAGATGTATTCAGTATGGCTGCTTTATGGTCTTCATATTGGAAGGACGAAGATGAATTTAAAATAACCTCTCTGTAGCCAAAATGTGCAGTAAATGTACCAAGTTTTAAGTGTAAAGTATTTGAGACTAACCTCTTTTGTCCATGCGGTTGGCCACTACAGGGTGCAGGCTGCCTGTCTTGAGGTAGATGAGAAAGCCAGCCTGAGAATCTTCCCGCCTCTCAGAGCTCATGAGAGTGTACAAAATAACCTGCAGAATAAAGAATGTGGAGGTCAGCCTATAGGACTAAACTGGAATGGAATAACCAGTTTAATCTACTGCACAACACAATCGCTCCTACAGCTAGACATGGTCTCGGAGCTCTGAGCGGAGGTGGCTGTCCGGCGAGGTCCCAATCACTCCTCACCTGGCTGCGATGCTCTATGGAGTTGCTCTCCTTGCCGGTCTTCAGCTCCAGGGGCACGACCCTGTCCAGATGCCTCCTGCCTCGCCGGTGGATCCTCACGCCCGCCGTCACGTCCACCTTCCCCTTCATGCCGAAGCGCGGACACCAGATGTTCTCCTCGATGTCCACGAAGTCGGTGACGGTCACGGTGCAGAGAGACTCGTTACTGCTCAGGGCTCCATCGCCAGGCCTGAGAGCAGaggcaaacacagggagagagcTGACCTCGTCTAGACGAGCACGATCAACAGCCACCGTGACAAACGGCCATCCTGCCCAAAACAATCTATGACCGGTCTTGAAAGTGAAAGTTTTGAAGAGTACTGAATACCAGTACTgaatacaggacacacacaagacactgaTGTGCGAGGTAAAGGAGTGAAAGGGGCTCACAGTGTAAGAGACAGCTGCTTCCGTCCCGCCTGTGGAGACGTGTGGAGGTAGTCCTTAGCCCACTCAGCCAGAGCAGGTAGGTATTCTTCAACCTCCTGCTTCatgtctgcttcagtcagtTTCAGACTGTACCTGGTCACATAAAACAAGAGAACACGCTCCCTCGCACTGACCGTCTCAAAGAACACAAAGTGGAGATGATTACAGTGGCACTTACATTTGTCCAAGGTAGTTAGGAGAGAGCAGTGCTTTACTGGCCAGTTCCTCTAGCTTCTCTGGAGagaagtccaaagacatggcaGCTTTCTGGAAGACGTCGTGAACTATGGTCCCATTGAGCATTTGCTTGCTTCCACCATCAAATGTCTGTGGGAACAATGTACATTTTCAAAAGGTCCTGTGCAGTTAACCTCAAACTTTTTCACAATTTCCTTTATGGGAGTTTTATCATTCAGTCTCAACTCTTTCAATCTGTTCTGTTTATAGTCACAAACATATGGCATCACCTACATGTTTGACTCCTAATGTCTCATTTTCTTTGCAACACAGAACGTTGCCCTCTTGTTCATAATACCTTAAACATCTCTCCAAGTACAGCCCGCCTCATGCAGCGGATGCTGTTAGCGATACTGGTCCCAGATATCAGCAGGTCAGGCAGGAGCACCAGGTAGCCAGAGTCCCTGTCAATCACCCAGGAGCCAGAAACACACTCTCCTTCCAAATGAATGACGTCCCCCACAGCAACTGGAGTAGTCTCCCTAAGCAAGAGATGACACAAACGTCATATCCAATAGATAAAGAGTAGGAAGTATAGTCACTTGTATTTATAACTAAGAGAGAACATTCCTAACCAGTCATCCTTTAGGACACAGTTCTCAGTGGGCTGCATGGTCTTCGAACAAGTGATTGTTAAATGCTTTTCAGCATAGCCTCGAGATCCAAAGGTTTCTCGCACACCCAACACCCAGTACCGGTTATGGAGTCCAGCAGCCAATATAACGTGTTCTGGAATCTTCTTTCTGCAGGTGAAACAAAGGAAGGATCCATCAAACAAAGGATTCAAATTGTTCAGTGaaactgtgtttttttttttcagagcaAGCTAACCAGAACAGTGAGCACTGTTCAAATGTTCAAGcacaatcaaaaacaaaaatgGCAGACGTACTCAGAGTTGGTGTTCTGATGTTTCGGCTCTGCCACACTTTGTTCCATCTCGTCATCAAACCAGCTGTCCTCCAAATTAGCGACATTCTCCTCAGGGCCTGTGAAATCTTTTTCTTGGGCACCAAACACTTCAGGAAATTCCTTCAAAGATTTG from Brachyhypopomus gauderio isolate BG-103 chromosome 15, BGAUD_0.2, whole genome shotgun sequence encodes the following:
- the pbld gene encoding phenazine biosynthesis-like domain-containing protein → MEIPVFTVDAFTNVPFKGNPAAVCLMENELEDELYQNIAAEMNLSETAFVTKLKSTDDFCSGGRFSLRWFTPTNEIALCGHATLASAAVLFYKKENTNPVVVFETLSGELQVRQRGESLVMDFPLNKPQLQDYSEFKDLLKAAVGDMPVQEVCYCKTTKKLLVRLADTCDRSDLASLNPVAETLLKSEHSGKVKSLVITIKGSPTSPQGYDFFSRNFAPWNGIPEDPVTGSAHTVLAAYWSEKLGKKKMLAFQCSKRGGELELDLRDNRVDIAGRAVVVLQGTLNL
- the dna2 gene encoding DNA replication ATP-dependent helicase/nuclease DNA2 is translated as MPAMVKIKTKKSSASCGLQSSISRFFPSKVAKSPIRGTTMCSFANVKVSDKLEPLDKESPGLPVSPCTIPETPESETKPRRSNPPSGGRACSPVSRSPGSRSLSCKTNLMGSRSRLPQDKRSPTAGDTLDGADGVGRFGSVKRLMRGPENLHRAKRPRVRQVHGGAENESSSAGEDLENFLQIIRDSPDLKHEASHRGVSKSAGRNCGRVGKILSEKNGLFSTLSEVKTGKPVSENIYGATVSKRSEANDFKKHTGRSNERDKENTFALVTEPKTNMAEMSSDNQSDLVVSYDSWICNNEKQECVPNGPENKNKSLKEFPEVFGAQEKDFTGPEENVANLEDSWFDDEMEQSVAEPKHQNTNSEKKIPEHVILAAGLHNRYWVLGVRETFGSRGYAEKHLTITCSKTMQPTENCVLKDDWETTPVAVGDVIHLEGECVSGSWVIDRDSGYLVLLPDLLISGTSIANSIRCMRRAVLGEMFKTFDGGSKQMLNGTIVHDVFQKAAMSLDFSPEKLEELASKALLSPNYLGQMYSLKLTEADMKQEVEEYLPALAEWAKDYLHTSPQAGRKQLSLTLPGDGALSSNESLCTVTVTDFVDIEENIWCPRFGMKGKVDVTAGVRIHRRGRRHLDRVVPLELKTGKESNSIEHRSQVILYTLMSSERREDSQAGFLIYLKTGSLHPVVANRMDKRELLKLRNVLAHHVAKNLVGLDGRSYMAPIPAMISDRQACKYCPQRRNCALYNRAVERAPGEGPAEAPEGLLEQESEHLSQPHLLYFSHWLLLCSLESLTMERKSGRRHIWLQSAEERERSGGCVGGLVLAERAAPLSDDAYTHRFQRRLGQHAPIALLVGDRVLVSDQGSRFIGLATGYVTEVTNTTVTCSLDKDLSRYSSDMVFRLDQDEGAGGLSTHLGNISMLMENTPTSERLRQLIVDYRSPQFIDSLSSVLPRDAKDTVANILKGLNKPQKQAMKRVLLSKDYTLIVGMPGTGKTTTICTLVRILHACGFSVLLTSYTHSAVDNILLKLRKFKIGFLRLGRTHKVHRDVLPFTEEHARARGLHTLQQLEDLYSKELVVATTCMGVKHPIFSRRRFDFCIVDEASQISQPVCLGPLFYAQRFVLVGDHQQLPPIVQNAEARSLGMDESLFKRLEHHSEAVVQLTVQYRMNSAIMSLSNALMYEGRLECGSQRTASALLQLPHRVAVERELEQYVCQPQYRTWVHTALDPQKPVCFLDTSQVPAVETVEKGGISNHTEAVLVHAVVSLLIKAGCSAGDIGIIAPYRQQLKAIWALLEGEAFRAVEVNTVDRYQGRDKSVVIVSFVRSHSEGNLGELLKDWRRLNVAITRAKHKLLMLGSAPTLRLYAPLEKLLTHMQQHNMIFQLPPAAPEALPRLYLGE